A portion of the Blastochloris tepida genome contains these proteins:
- a CDS encoding PAS domain-containing protein has protein sequence MKIRRFRSAERFASAAQVWLLGAVIAVVAVAVAFFALGGYRDYDVTLEKGWSEAETTAHVLAEQASRMIEISEILTAEVADAAIRDGLDHVTGPGWPRFLDRLEPVPQIGSLWVLDAEGNVLASSFRPVPPAASFADSDYFQRLHSGTRVLISPLMFGQFSRVWFFGYNRAIVKDGAFLGVVQVSIHADHFKSFFERLTLGPDAAIGIYDNDGAVVMRWPLPENGAPTGPGHLLPPGAMQAAAGRLESTSPAGVPLLVAYRRLDRAPLVVAAAVSKDDVLAPFRTRLAWGVMLLGIGGVIVSVLGAVAFGTARRERAAQVMERAAARKLAATLADRNHLVQSLQESERRFEQIAAAIGDVFWIAEPEARRFIYVSPAYVRLWGRSAEALYHDANEWSAAVHPDDRERLRDSWSMIAAGRDLQYRIIHPDGSIRWIRDHGFPVADVPGRFAGIAADVTDLVAAEAAERAESARMRVALRAGGLAAFALDVVDGGFVHDPALAEMLGLPADARIATEADFIAAIHPEDRDRCAAEFRKAFTPGGLFRAEFRVVRPDGQTRWLIGAAEGVRNAAGIVQAVGFTGDITERKLAHDRQALLIRELHHRVKNILSVAQAIAGISLRSVRSLEEFREVFSERLVALGRTHSLLIDSGWAGAQLSDLFRLEFEPYADRAHQLHFDGPQVLMPPGTVVTFGLAVHELVTNSAKYGALSVPDGRIDVTWRVEAGASGRRLRIDWVETGGQPPAAPKHAGFGTQLLQKILPGQLRAEVKVDYSGGGLRVAIDAPLPAEGAPDPSPPVSSAA, from the coding sequence ATGAAGATCCGGAGGTTCCGCTCGGCGGAGAGATTTGCCTCGGCCGCCCAGGTGTGGCTGCTCGGCGCGGTCATCGCCGTGGTGGCGGTCGCCGTGGCCTTCTTCGCCCTGGGTGGCTACCGCGACTATGACGTCACCCTGGAGAAGGGCTGGTCCGAGGCCGAGACCACCGCCCACGTGCTCGCCGAGCAGGCGAGCCGGATGATCGAGATCAGCGAGATCCTCACCGCCGAGGTCGCCGATGCTGCGATCCGGGATGGCCTCGACCACGTCACCGGCCCAGGCTGGCCGCGCTTTCTCGACCGCCTCGAGCCGGTGCCGCAGATCGGCTCGCTGTGGGTCCTCGATGCCGAGGGCAACGTCCTCGCCAGTTCCTTCCGCCCCGTCCCGCCGGCCGCCAGCTTCGCCGACAGCGATTATTTCCAGCGGCTGCATAGCGGCACGCGCGTATTGATCTCGCCGCTGATGTTCGGCCAGTTCAGCCGGGTGTGGTTCTTCGGCTACAACCGCGCCATCGTGAAGGACGGCGCGTTCCTCGGCGTCGTGCAGGTCTCGATCCACGCCGACCATTTCAAGTCGTTCTTCGAGCGGCTGACGCTCGGGCCGGACGCGGCGATCGGCATCTATGACAACGACGGCGCGGTGGTGATGCGCTGGCCGCTGCCGGAGAATGGCGCTCCGACCGGTCCCGGCCACCTGCTTCCGCCGGGCGCGATGCAGGCGGCGGCGGGACGTCTAGAATCGACGTCGCCGGCCGGCGTGCCGCTGCTGGTGGCCTATCGCCGGCTCGACCGCGCGCCGCTGGTGGTCGCCGCCGCGGTGTCGAAGGACGACGTGCTCGCGCCCTTCCGCACCCGTCTGGCCTGGGGCGTGATGCTGCTCGGCATAGGCGGCGTCATCGTCAGCGTGCTCGGCGCGGTCGCCTTCGGCACCGCCCGCCGCGAACGCGCGGCGCAGGTGATGGAGCGTGCCGCCGCCCGCAAGCTGGCGGCCACCCTCGCCGACCGCAATCATCTGGTCCAGTCGCTGCAGGAGAGCGAGCGGCGGTTCGAACAGATCGCCGCCGCCATCGGCGACGTGTTCTGGATCGCCGAGCCGGAAGCCCGGCGCTTCATCTATGTCAGCCCGGCCTATGTGCGGCTGTGGGGCCGCAGCGCCGAGGCGCTCTATCACGATGCCAACGAATGGTCGGCGGCAGTGCATCCGGACGACCGCGAGCGCCTGCGCGACAGCTGGAGCATGATCGCCGCCGGCCGCGACCTGCAGTACCGCATCATCCACCCCGATGGCAGCATCCGCTGGATCCGCGACCACGGCTTTCCGGTGGCGGATGTGCCGGGGCGCTTCGCTGGAATCGCCGCCGACGTCACCGATCTGGTCGCCGCCGAGGCGGCCGAGCGCGCCGAGTCGGCGCGCATGCGGGTGGCGCTGCGGGCCGGCGGCCTCGCCGCCTTCGCGCTCGATGTCGTCGATGGCGGCTTCGTGCACGATCCGGCGCTGGCCGAGATGCTCGGCCTGCCCGCCGACGCCAGGATTGCGACGGAAGCCGACTTCATCGCCGCCATCCACCCGGAGGACCGCGACCGCTGCGCCGCCGAGTTCCGCAAGGCGTTCACCCCGGGCGGGCTGTTCCGCGCCGAGTTCCGCGTCGTCCGGCCGGACGGCCAGACCCGCTGGCTGATCGGCGCCGCCGAAGGCGTGCGCAACGCTGCCGGCATCGTGCAGGCGGTCGGCTTCACCGGCGACATCACCGAGCGCAAGCTCGCCCACGACCGCCAGGCGCTGCTCATCCGCGAGCTGCACCACCGGGTGAAGAACATCCTCAGCGTCGCCCAGGCGATCGCCGGCATCAGCCTGCGCTCGGTGCGCAGCCTGGAGGAGTTCCGCGAGGTGTTCAGCGAGCGGCTGGTGGCGCTCGGGCGCACCCACTCGCTGCTGATCGACAGCGGCTGGGCGGGCGCCCAGCTCTCAGACCTGTTCCGGCTGGAATTCGAGCCCTATGCCGACCGCGCCCACCAGCTCCATTTCGACGGCCCGCAGGTGCTGATGCCGCCGGGAACGGTGGTGACCTTCGGCCTGGCGGTGCACGAGCTGGTGACCAACTCCGCCAAATACGGCGCCCTTTCGGTGCCCGACGGGCGCATCGACGTCACGTGGCGGGTCGAGGCCGGCGCGTCGGGACGGCGGCTCAGGATCGATTGGGTCGAGACCGGCGGCCAGCCGCCGGCTGCGCCCAAGCACGCCGGTTTCGGCACGCAGCTCCTGCAGAAGATTCTCCCCGGCCAGCTTCGCGCCGAGGTGAAGGTGGATTATTCCGGCGGCGGTCTGCGGGTGGCGATCGACGCGCCGCTGCCGGCCGAAGGCGCCCCGGATCCGTCGCCGCCGGTCAGTTCGGCGGCGTGA
- a CDS encoding YaiI/YqxD family protein, whose protein sequence is MEQTTQPAQTDPLRILVDADACPVKDEVYRVAERFNLAVVVVANSPLRVPPSPDIERVVVGDGPDAADDWIAERAGPDAVVITADIPLAARCVANGAAVIAPNGRPFTRDSIGMAVAMRDLMTDLRSAGEATSGPPPFTPRDRSAFLSELDRTLRRLQRTRA, encoded by the coding sequence ATGGAACAGACCACACAGCCCGCACAGACCGATCCCTTGCGCATCCTTGTCGACGCCGACGCCTGTCCGGTGAAGGACGAGGTCTATCGCGTCGCCGAGCGCTTCAATCTCGCGGTCGTCGTAGTGGCCAACAGCCCGCTGCGGGTGCCGCCGAGCCCGGATATCGAGCGGGTGGTGGTCGGCGACGGCCCGGATGCCGCCGACGACTGGATCGCCGAGCGTGCAGGCCCCGATGCGGTGGTGATCACCGCCGATATCCCGCTCGCCGCCCGCTGCGTCGCCAATGGCGCGGCGGTGATCGCCCCCAACGGCCGGCCGTTCACCAGGGACTCGATCGGCATGGCGGTGGCGATGCGCGACCTGATGACCGATCTGCGCTCGGCCGGCGAAGCGACGTCCGGCCCGCCGCCCTTCACCCCGCGCGACCGCTCGGCCTTCCTGTCCGAGCTCGACCGCACCCTGCGACGCCTGCAACGCACCCGAGCCTGA
- a CDS encoding 2'-deoxycytidine 5'-triphosphate deaminase, whose protein sequence is MQPSHFDAASGILPGHRIVALVEGGHVRAATAIAPDQIQPASLDLRLGARAWRVRASFLPGRDVEVHRRLEALALHAVDLAPGAVLETGCVYLVELLEHLALPASVAAAANPKSSTGRLDVFTRVIADGMRAFDQIPAGYTGPLYLEVSPRTFPILVRTGSRLSQLRFRVGSAVLDRDELARLQAAHRLVDTPEPDLGSGGIAVSIDLAPRDGIVGYRAKRHTGLVDVDQRAACDVLDFWEPIRRVGKLGLVLDPDEFYILASKEAVQVPPAFAAEMVPFDPLVGEFRVHYAGFFDPGFGWAAAGGAGARAVLEVRSREVPFILEDGQIVGRLIYERLTEPPQTLYGAGLGSNYQAQGLKLSKHFKADTVSG, encoded by the coding sequence ATGCAGCCGAGCCATTTCGATGCCGCGAGCGGCATCCTGCCCGGCCATCGCATCGTTGCGCTGGTCGAGGGCGGGCACGTGCGCGCGGCGACAGCGATCGCGCCCGACCAGATCCAGCCGGCGAGCCTTGATCTGCGTCTGGGGGCGCGGGCGTGGCGGGTGCGGGCGAGCTTCCTGCCCGGCCGCGACGTTGAGGTTCACCGGCGTCTTGAGGCATTGGCGCTGCACGCGGTCGATCTCGCGCCCGGCGCGGTGCTGGAGACCGGCTGCGTCTATCTGGTCGAATTGCTGGAGCATCTCGCGCTGCCGGCGTCCGTCGCCGCTGCCGCCAATCCCAAGAGCTCGACCGGCCGGCTCGACGTGTTCACCCGGGTGATCGCCGACGGCATGCGCGCCTTCGACCAGATTCCGGCCGGCTACACCGGCCCGCTCTATTTGGAGGTCTCGCCGCGCACCTTCCCTATCCTGGTGCGCACCGGCTCGCGCCTGTCGCAATTGCGCTTCCGGGTCGGCTCGGCGGTGCTGGACCGGGACGAGTTGGCGCGGCTGCAGGCCGCCCACCGCCTCGTCGACACGCCGGAGCCGGACCTCGGCTCGGGCGGCATTGCGGTGTCGATCGACCTCGCCCCGCGCGACGGCATCGTCGGCTACCGCGCCAAGCGCCACACCGGCCTCGTCGATGTCGACCAGCGCGCCGCCTGCGACGTGCTCGATTTCTGGGAGCCGATCCGGCGGGTCGGCAAGCTTGGTCTCGTGCTCGACCCCGACGAGTTCTACATCCTGGCTTCCAAGGAGGCCGTGCAGGTGCCGCCCGCCTTTGCCGCCGAGATGGTGCCGTTCGATCCCCTGGTCGGCGAGTTCCGCGTCCATTATGCCGGCTTCTTCGATCCCGGCTTCGGCTGGGCGGCGGCCGGCGGCGCGGGCGCCCGCGCGGTGCTGGAGGTGCGCTCGCGCGAGGTGCCGTTCATCCTGGAGGACGGCCAGATCGTCGGCCGGCTGATCTATGAGCGCCTCACCGAGCCGCCGCAGACGCTCTATGGCGCGGGCCTCGGCTCCAACTATCAGGCCCAGGGGCTGAAGCTGTCCAAGCACTTCAAGGCGGACACGGTCTCGGGCTGA
- a CDS encoding extracellular catalytic domain type 1 short-chain-length polyhydroxyalkanoate depolymerase, which produces MPLRGLEDLAAGLAAQRRKWLGLDGQPLVPRPPLPTGSRLVEIRDFGSNPGRLRMFVHVPAGLAERPGLVVVLHGCTQNAAAYDIGAGWSTLADRYGFVVLAPEQTRLNNPRNCFNWFRSSDIRRDRGECASIRQMVERIILDHDLDRQRVFVTGLSAGGAMTSVMLATYPEVFAAGAVIAGLPYGCADGVPQALEAMKGGRTRPARDWGDLVRAASRHRGPWPRVAVWHGDADDVVAPLNAGEITKQWTDLHGLPDAPDATDRLDGHPRRLWHGPGGEVMIEDVLVEGMAHGTPLAIKGVEAPHGAAGPFLLDVGIASSFHIAKFFGLTGEVTLHPASRTGERPPPPEALPGVSGTIARALRAAGLWRR; this is translated from the coding sequence ATGCCGCTGCGTGGACTGGAAGACCTGGCGGCCGGCCTCGCCGCCCAGCGCCGCAAATGGCTGGGGCTCGACGGCCAGCCGCTGGTGCCGCGCCCGCCGCTGCCGACCGGCAGCCGGCTGGTCGAGATCAGGGATTTCGGCAGCAATCCCGGCCGGCTGCGCATGTTCGTCCACGTTCCGGCGGGCCTCGCCGAGCGGCCCGGGCTGGTGGTGGTGCTGCACGGCTGCACCCAGAACGCCGCCGCCTACGACATCGGCGCCGGCTGGTCGACGCTGGCCGACCGCTACGGCTTCGTGGTGCTGGCGCCCGAGCAGACCCGCCTCAACAATCCGCGCAACTGCTTCAACTGGTTCCGTTCCAGCGACATCCGGCGTGACCGTGGCGAGTGCGCCTCGATCCGCCAGATGGTCGAGCGCATCATCCTCGATCACGACCTCGACCGCCAGCGGGTGTTCGTCACCGGCCTGTCGGCCGGCGGCGCCATGACCAGCGTGATGCTCGCCACCTATCCCGAGGTGTTCGCCGCCGGGGCCGTCATCGCCGGCCTGCCCTATGGCTGCGCCGACGGCGTGCCGCAGGCGCTGGAGGCGATGAAGGGCGGCCGCACGCGCCCGGCGCGTGACTGGGGCGATCTGGTGCGCGCGGCCTCCCGCCACCGCGGACCGTGGCCCCGCGTCGCAGTCTGGCACGGCGACGCCGACGACGTGGTGGCGCCGCTCAATGCCGGCGAGATCACCAAGCAGTGGACCGACCTGCACGGCCTGCCGGATGCGCCGGACGCGACCGACCGGCTGGACGGCCACCCCCGCCGGCTTTGGCACGGTCCGGGTGGCGAGGTGATGATCGAGGATGTGCTGGTGGAGGGCATGGCCCACGGCACGCCGCTGGCGATCAAGGGCGTCGAGGCGCCGCACGGCGCCGCCGGCCCGTTTTTGCTCGATGTCGGCATCGCCTCGAGTTTCCACATCGCCAAGTTCTTCGGCCTGACCGGGGAGGTGACGCTGCACCCGGCGTCGAGGACGGGCGAGCGCCCGCCGCCGCCTGAGGCGCTGCCCGGCGTGTCGGGCACTATCGCCCGCGCGCTGCGCGCCGCCGGCCTGTGGCGGCGGTGA
- a CDS encoding LuxR family transcriptional regulator, giving the protein MRQQGDGMFDDAFESSVSELREVRSEAALFEFLKRLIARYGLQHAVYHAITLPTVQQANPVTILTYPAQWVERYVGQNYFSVDPVISASATSLLPVDWAELDRRGPGAKQVFDEAAEFGIGPHGLSFPIRGVSGERALFTITSGVADAEWARLKHAYLRDFHVLSHLIHDRVLGFERSENTILRSLSARERQCLCWAAMGKTNKEIARELDISERVVRAYFESARFKLNCTNRAHLISRAFNLRLIDPEIASGRTTIYAEAV; this is encoded by the coding sequence TTGCGACAGCAGGGTGACGGCATGTTCGATGACGCCTTCGAAAGCTCGGTCAGCGAACTCAGGGAGGTGCGTTCGGAAGCCGCCCTGTTCGAGTTTCTCAAGCGCCTGATTGCGCGCTACGGTCTCCAGCACGCCGTCTATCACGCCATCACCCTGCCCACGGTTCAGCAGGCGAACCCCGTCACCATCCTGACCTATCCGGCGCAATGGGTGGAACGCTATGTCGGGCAGAACTATTTCTCGGTCGATCCGGTCATCAGTGCGTCAGCGACCAGCCTTTTACCGGTCGATTGGGCGGAGCTCGACCGGCGCGGCCCCGGCGCCAAGCAGGTCTTCGACGAGGCGGCGGAATTCGGCATCGGCCCTCATGGCCTGTCATTCCCGATCCGCGGCGTGAGCGGCGAGCGCGCCTTGTTCACGATCACCAGCGGCGTTGCCGATGCCGAATGGGCCAGACTGAAGCACGCCTATCTGCGGGACTTTCACGTCCTGTCCCACCTCATACATGACCGGGTTCTCGGCTTCGAGCGGTCGGAGAATACGATCCTGCGGTCGCTGTCGGCACGCGAGCGGCAGTGTCTGTGCTGGGCGGCAATGGGCAAGACCAACAAGGAGATTGCCCGCGAGTTGGACATTTCCGAGCGGGTGGTGCGCGCCTATTTCGAAAGCGCGCGGTTCAAGCTGAACTGCACCAACCGCGCACATCTGATCTCGCGGGCCTTCAATCTGAGGCTCATCGATCCGGAGATCGCGTCCGGCCGCACCACCATCTATGCGGAGGCGGTGTAA
- a CDS encoding ABC-F family ATP-binding cassette domain-containing protein, whose translation MAPPLLQLRNIGLTFGGTPLLDDAELSLAPGERVCLVGRNGSGKSTLLRIVAGLMEPDRGTRFLQPGATVRYLPQEPDFGDAPSVQAYVEAGLGPGDDPHRARLLLEQLGLHGDENPAAVSGGEARRAAIARTLAPDPDILLLDEPTNHLDLAAIEWLEATLLSSRAALMLISHDRRFLTNLSNATVWLDRGRTRRIERGFGAFEAWRDEVLAEEERDQHKLDRKIVAEEHWLRYGVTARRKRNERRLANLHALRQSRREYRASAGKAQLAAVQADASGTLVIEAERIARSYDGRPIVAEFSTRIRRGDRIGIVGPNGAGKTTLIEMLTGIAAPDSGTVKLGSGLMIARLDQHRDSLDATSTVADTLTGGRGDSVMVGGKPRHVIGYMKDFLFTPEQARTPVGVLSGGERGRLMLAQVLAKPSNLLVLDEPTNDLDLETLDVLEEMLADYTGTVLLVSHDRDFLDRVVNGVIAPDGEGRWVEYAGGYSDMLAQRGADLARPAAKAAGKDAPVPKERPKPATPAKRRLSFHEKHALETLPAKMAKLHDTIAKLQAKLDDPALFAKDRKTFDDVSHKLAAAHAELAKAEETWLELEILREEIEGA comes from the coding sequence ATGGCGCCGCCGCTGCTCCAGCTCCGCAATATCGGCCTCACCTTCGGCGGCACGCCGCTGCTCGACGATGCCGAACTGTCGCTCGCGCCCGGCGAGCGGGTGTGTCTCGTCGGCCGCAACGGTTCGGGCAAGTCGACGCTGCTGCGCATCGTCGCCGGGCTGATGGAGCCCGACCGCGGCACCCGTTTCCTGCAGCCCGGCGCCACCGTGCGCTATCTGCCGCAGGAGCCCGATTTCGGCGATGCGCCGAGCGTGCAGGCCTATGTCGAGGCCGGGCTCGGGCCGGGCGACGATCCGCACCGCGCCCGGCTGCTGCTCGAACAGCTCGGCCTGCATGGCGACGAGAACCCGGCCGCCGTGTCGGGCGGCGAGGCGCGCCGCGCGGCCATCGCCCGCACCCTGGCGCCGGACCCCGACATCCTGCTGCTCGACGAGCCGACCAACCACCTCGATCTCGCCGCCATCGAGTGGCTGGAGGCGACGCTGCTTTCAAGCCGCGCCGCCCTGATGCTGATCAGCCACGACCGGCGCTTCCTCACCAATCTGTCGAACGCCACGGTGTGGCTCGACCGCGGCCGCACCCGCCGCATCGAGCGCGGCTTCGGCGCGTTCGAGGCGTGGCGCGATGAGGTGCTGGCCGAGGAGGAGCGCGACCAGCACAAGCTCGACCGCAAGATCGTCGCCGAGGAGCACTGGCTGCGCTATGGCGTCACCGCGCGGCGCAAGCGCAACGAGCGCCGCCTTGCCAACCTCCACGCGCTCCGCCAGTCGCGCCGGGAGTATCGCGCGTCCGCCGGCAAGGCGCAGCTTGCGGCGGTGCAGGCGGATGCCTCCGGCACGCTGGTGATCGAGGCCGAGCGCATCGCCAGGAGCTATGACGGCCGGCCGATCGTCGCCGAGTTCTCGACCCGCATCCGCCGCGGCGACCGCATCGGCATCGTCGGCCCCAACGGCGCCGGCAAGACCACGCTGATCGAGATGCTGACCGGCATTGCCGCGCCCGATTCCGGCACCGTGAAGCTGGGGTCCGGGCTGATGATCGCCCGGCTCGACCAGCACCGCGACAGTCTCGACGCAACCTCCACCGTCGCCGACACGCTGACCGGCGGGCGCGGCGATTCGGTGATGGTGGGCGGCAAGCCGCGTCACGTCATCGGCTACATGAAGGACTTCCTGTTCACGCCGGAGCAGGCGCGCACCCCGGTCGGCGTCTTGTCGGGCGGCGAGCGCGGCCGGCTGATGCTGGCACAGGTGCTGGCCAAGCCCTCGAACCTCCTTGTGCTCGACGAGCCGACCAACGACCTCGACCTCGAAACCCTCGACGTGCTGGAGGAGATGCTGGCCGACTACACCGGCACCGTGCTGCTGGTCAGCCACGACCGCGATTTCCTCGACCGCGTGGTCAATGGCGTGATCGCGCCGGACGGCGAGGGGCGGTGGGTCGAATATGCCGGCGGCTATTCCGACATGCTGGCCCAGCGCGGCGCCGACCTCGCGCGCCCCGCCGCCAAGGCAGCGGGCAAGGACGCGCCCGTGCCCAAGGAGAGGCCGAAGCCGGCGACCCCCGCCAAGCGCCGCCTGAGCTTCCACGAGAAGCACGCGCTGGAGACGTTGCCGGCGAAGATGGCGAAGCTCCACGACACCATCGCCAAACTGCAGGCGAAGCTCGACGATCCGGCGCTGTTCGCGAAGGACCGCAAGACCTTCGACGACGTCTCCCACAAGCTCGCCGCCGCCCATGCCGAGCTGGCCAAGGCGGAGGAGACCTGGCTGGAGCTGGAGATCCTGCGCGAGGAGATCGAGGGCGCCTGA
- a CDS encoding polysaccharide biosynthesis/export family protein, whose product MTNNWRHPRPGRLVAVLGFALLAGGCYVLPAAGPNGAYVKSEAVGDQSGLPYDLIELNAHVAAVLSTRGSGTFAGTFKDRRPPSEIPIGIGDVVSVTIFEAQQGGLFIPAEASVRPGNFVTIPDQVVDRSGFISVPYAGRIPAANRGPAEVQGIIEARLRDRAIDPQVVVAVTNQRSSQVSVLGEVNSPIKYPLTSAGDRILDALARAGGPKGQDYDTWITLQRGGREASVGYGTLIKEPSNNIYIQPEDTLIVSRQAPAFMAFGASGANGQFKFDKEQMNLAEGMAMAGGLLDDRAEPSYVFLYRLESREVAERIGADLTKWQTNQVPVIYSLNLRNPGGFFLARKVPLRDKDIIYVANAEGVEWAKFLQFVRLHITTVLEADAIKTVGQ is encoded by the coding sequence ATGACCAACAATTGGCGGCATCCCCGGCCCGGTCGGCTGGTCGCGGTTCTTGGGTTCGCGCTTCTCGCCGGCGGCTGCTACGTGCTGCCGGCGGCCGGTCCCAACGGAGCCTACGTCAAGTCGGAGGCCGTTGGCGACCAGAGTGGCCTGCCTTACGACCTCATCGAATTGAACGCACACGTTGCGGCCGTGCTGTCAACCCGCGGCAGCGGCACCTTTGCCGGCACCTTCAAGGATCGCCGGCCGCCCTCGGAAATCCCGATCGGCATCGGCGACGTCGTGTCGGTGACGATCTTCGAAGCCCAGCAGGGCGGCCTGTTCATCCCGGCCGAGGCGAGTGTGCGTCCCGGCAACTTCGTCACCATTCCCGATCAGGTGGTGGACCGCTCCGGCTTCATTTCGGTACCCTATGCCGGGCGCATCCCGGCGGCCAATCGCGGCCCGGCGGAAGTGCAGGGCATCATTGAGGCGCGCCTGCGCGACCGCGCGATCGATCCGCAGGTGGTGGTGGCGGTGACCAACCAGCGCTCCTCGCAGGTCAGCGTGCTCGGCGAGGTCAACTCGCCCATCAAGTATCCGCTGACCAGCGCCGGCGACCGCATCCTCGACGCCCTGGCGCGGGCCGGCGGCCCCAAGGGCCAGGACTACGACACCTGGATCACCCTGCAGCGTGGCGGCCGCGAGGCCTCGGTCGGCTACGGCACGCTGATCAAGGAGCCGTCGAACAACATCTATATACAGCCGGAAGACACGCTGATCGTTTCGCGGCAGGCGCCCGCCTTCATGGCTTTCGGCGCGTCGGGCGCCAATGGCCAGTTCAAGTTCGACAAGGAGCAGATGAACCTCGCCGAGGGCATGGCCATGGCCGGCGGTCTGCTCGACGACCGGGCCGAGCCGTCCTACGTGTTCCTCTACCGGCTGGAATCGCGCGAGGTGGCCGAGAGGATCGGCGCCGATCTGACCAAGTGGCAGACCAATCAGGTGCCGGTGATCTACTCGCTGAACCTGCGCAATCCGGGCGGCTTCTTCCTCGCCCGCAAGGTGCCGCTGCGCGACAAGGACATCATCTACGTCGCCAACGCCGAGGGCGTGGAGTGGGCCAAGTTCCTCCAGTTCGTGCGGCTGCACATCACCACGGTGCTGGAGGCCGACGCGATCAAGACCGTGGGCCAGTGA
- a CDS encoding undecaprenyl-phosphate glucose phosphotransferase, with protein MSSRSDHTQRFALIDDAATGCTPSPFRISAPAARILLDLAEFGTIVLLGLAAGVAYSAFVLGSAPEYDEIAGISVCAAILYALMRGLRRVQGPGGRASLSHELMATLGSWVLALVTMSMIAFVMKSGADYSRGFVLVFATVVPAALAVLRLTFRRLSRSRGGTRLIGRGVVVLADPDELAGRNLKERLDTRAIDVVSSFTLLAASPGRSGLGEVERRTLDLLIETCRQLAADEILLVMPWQDQQRIHAVLDELARVPLPVRLLADRSLEGIMARSSGWKALTSIEVQRAPLGLGERLQKRTFDILAATALLMALMPLMLGVAALIRLDSPGPALFRQRRNGFNGRVFRIWKFRTMTAAEDGAVIRQAVRNDVRVTRLGRWLRRTSIDELPQLWNVLTGEMSIVGPRPHAVAHNNEYTRRIANYALRHHMKPGLTGWAQVNGYRGETPHLSLMERRVEHDLWYINNWSIWLDIRILAATVRVLLKPCAY; from the coding sequence ATGTCGAGCAGATCCGACCACACGCAGCGATTTGCGCTCATCGACGACGCTGCAACCGGGTGCACGCCGAGCCCGTTCCGGATCTCGGCGCCGGCGGCCCGCATCCTGCTGGATCTGGCCGAGTTCGGGACGATCGTGCTGCTCGGCCTCGCCGCGGGCGTGGCCTACTCCGCCTTCGTGCTGGGCAGCGCCCCCGAATATGACGAGATCGCCGGCATCTCGGTCTGCGCGGCGATTCTCTATGCGCTTATGCGGGGCTTGCGCCGCGTCCAGGGTCCCGGCGGGCGGGCGAGCCTGTCGCACGAGCTGATGGCGACGCTGGGAAGCTGGGTGCTGGCGCTCGTCACCATGAGCATGATCGCCTTCGTGATGAAGTCCGGCGCCGACTATTCGCGCGGCTTCGTGCTGGTGTTCGCCACCGTCGTGCCGGCGGCGCTGGCCGTGCTGCGCCTGACGTTCCGGCGGCTGTCGCGGTCGCGCGGCGGAACGCGGCTGATCGGCCGCGGCGTCGTCGTGCTTGCCGATCCGGACGAACTCGCCGGCCGCAACCTCAAGGAACGGCTCGACACGCGGGCGATCGACGTCGTGAGCTCGTTCACTCTGCTAGCCGCGTCGCCCGGACGGTCCGGGCTGGGCGAGGTCGAGCGGCGCACCCTCGATCTCCTGATCGAGACCTGCCGGCAGCTCGCCGCCGACGAGATCCTGCTGGTCATGCCCTGGCAGGACCAGCAGCGCATCCACGCGGTTCTCGACGAGCTCGCGCGGGTGCCGCTGCCGGTGCGGCTGCTGGCCGACCGCTCGCTCGAAGGCATCATGGCGCGCTCTTCCGGTTGGAAGGCGCTCACCTCGATCGAGGTGCAGCGGGCACCGCTCGGTCTCGGCGAGCGGCTGCAGAAGCGGACCTTCGACATCCTTGCCGCAACCGCCCTGCTGATGGCGCTGATGCCGCTGATGCTGGGCGTGGCGGCGCTGATCCGGCTCGATTCACCGGGGCCCGCGCTGTTCCGTCAGCGCCGCAACGGCTTCAACGGCCGGGTGTTCCGGATCTGGAAGTTCCGCACGATGACCGCCGCCGAGGACGGCGCGGTGATCCGGCAGGCCGTTCGCAACGACGTTCGTGTCACCCGTCTCGGCCGCTGGCTGCGCCGCACCAGCATCGACGAGCTGCCGCAGCTGTGGAACGTGCTGACCGGCGAGATGTCGATCGTCGGGCCGCGGCCGCATGCCGTCGCCCACAACAACGAGTACACCCGCCGCATCGCCAACTACGCCCTGCGCCACCACATGAAGCCGGGCCTCACCGGCTGGGCGCAGGTGAATGGCTATCGTGGCGAGACTCCGCATCTGTCACTGATGGAGCGCCGGGTCGAGCACGACCTGTGGTACATCAACAACTGGTCGATCTGGCTCGACATCCGCATCCTGGCGGCGACCGTCCGCGTGCTGCTGAAACCCTGCGCCTATTGA